Proteins encoded within one genomic window of Spirochaeta isovalerica:
- the ablA gene encoding lysine 2,3-aminomutase, which translates to MKKTYDTVQYKHIPLYANVKDEEWNDWKWQLRHAVRDVETLDEIIDLDDEEKKHLRDCLSQFRMAITPYYAALMDRENRNCPVRKQAVPVLEELYNAPSDLNDPLHEDSDSPVPGLTHRYPDRALLLVTHECSMYCRHCTRRRVVGDHDNIMPDDILEKAFQYIENTPQIRDVLISGGDPLVLSDDRLERILKRLSAIEHVEIIRIGSRMPVVLPMRITEDLVKMLQKYHPVYLNTHYNHPKEITAEAKEACGRLADHGVNVGNQSVLLKGINDCSNIMLHLVQKLLTIRVKPYYIYQCDLSRGISHFRTPVSKGIEIIENLRGHTTGMAVPTFVVDAPGGGGKIPVMPDYLISQTDQRIILRNYEGVITTYTEPDHYTHHDKENCEFCKDWKGVPKSGVSALLDGDQLCLTPEGLARSKRYGR; encoded by the coding sequence ATGAAAAAAACATATGATACTGTTCAATATAAGCACATACCTCTTTATGCCAATGTGAAGGATGAGGAGTGGAATGACTGGAAATGGCAGCTTCGCCATGCCGTCAGGGATGTGGAGACTCTGGATGAAATCATCGATCTTGATGATGAAGAGAAAAAGCACCTGAGAGACTGTCTCAGTCAGTTCCGCATGGCCATCACTCCCTATTACGCGGCACTCATGGATCGCGAGAACCGGAACTGCCCGGTGAGAAAGCAGGCCGTGCCGGTTCTGGAGGAGCTTTACAATGCGCCTTCCGATCTCAATGACCCGCTTCACGAAGATTCCGATTCTCCCGTACCGGGACTGACCCACCGCTATCCCGACAGGGCTCTACTTCTGGTGACCCATGAATGCTCCATGTATTGCCGTCACTGCACGCGGCGACGGGTTGTCGGTGACCACGATAACATTATGCCCGACGATATTCTGGAAAAAGCTTTTCAGTACATCGAAAATACTCCCCAGATCCGCGATGTGCTTATTTCCGGCGGCGACCCGCTGGTTCTTTCCGATGACAGACTGGAGAGAATTCTGAAGCGGCTTTCCGCTATTGAACATGTGGAAATCATCAGGATCGGAAGCCGCATGCCCGTCGTTCTTCCCATGCGTATTACCGAAGATCTTGTGAAGATGCTTCAGAAATATCATCCCGTATATCTGAACACTCATTACAACCATCCCAAAGAAATCACGGCGGAGGCAAAAGAAGCTTGCGGCCGTCTGGCGGACCACGGAGTTAATGTGGGCAATCAGTCTGTTCTTCTCAAAGGCATAAACGACTGCTCCAATATTATGCTTCACCTGGTTCAGAAGCTCCTGACTATCAGGGTCAAGCCCTATTACATCTATCAATGCGATCTCTCCCGGGGAATCTCCCATTTCCGGACGCCTGTTTCTAAAGGCATTGAAATCATTGAAAACCTGAGGGGACATACAACAGGCATGGCAGTCCCCACTTTTGTCGTCGATGCGCCGGGAGGCGGCGGGAAAATCCCCGTTATGCCCGATTATCTGATATCGCAGACGGATCAGAGAATCATTCTGAGAAATTACGAAGGCGTCATCACAACATATACAGAACCGGATCACTACACCCATCACGATAAGGAAAACTGCGAGTTCTGCAAAGATTGGAAAGGCGTTCCCAAATCGGGCGTCAGCGCTCTCCTCGACGGTGATCAGCTCTGCCTGACCCCGGAGGGTCTGGCCCGCTCCAAACGTTATGGACGCTGA